The following nucleotide sequence is from Leopardus geoffroyi isolate Oge1 chromosome A1, O.geoffroyi_Oge1_pat1.0, whole genome shotgun sequence.
CCTTGGCTGAGTGGCAGGCAGGTGCCCAGGGACGGGGTGCACACACAGGAGCCCAGTGGGTTCGGACAGGCCACACAAGAGCTGTGTGGATGCGAACACATAACCGGAGCTCAGGATTCCCGCTAGAATCAGGATCCAGAACACACGCCCAGCCCAGGCTGGCCACCTTGGAGATGCAGGGATGCTTGGGTGCCGCTGCTTGGGGCTCAGCAGGTGACCCCCACAGAGgggctccctcccctgctaggCTAGCTTCTTCTCTGTGGGTCACCAGGACCCTGGGGGGTTACAGCATCCTGGGAGCTGCCCTCCCATCTGGCTGGCGGGGAAAGGGAGTGGACACGGGTCCAGGGTCCCTCACACCCGCAATCCCCCCTCTCCCACCGCTGGCTCCTGCAGGAGAAGGTGAAGGAGCAGAGGCGGCGCATCCTGGTGGAGTTTGAGAAGATGGGGCTTTTCCTCCTGGAGGAGGAACAGCGCCTGCTCCAGGCCCTGAAGACTGAGGACGAGGAGGTGGGAGCCAGGCTGCGGGAGAGCTCTGCCATCCTGGAGCAGCAGGGCCACTCCCTGGAGATGCTGCTGCTCCAGCTGGAGGACAAGAACCAGCACAGCCCACTGCAGATGTTGCAGGTGAGGGGGCGCCCTGCTCTCTGGGGGGAGGAGAGTCCTCAGTACGCCTGCTCCCTAGGGGTGTGGCGAGTCCTCAGTGCACCTGCTCCCTGGGAAGGAGTCCTCAGTACACCTGCtccctggtgggggtgggggagagtccTCAGTACACCTGCTCACCTGGGGGTGTGGCGAGTCCTCAGTGCACCTGCTCCCTGGGAGGGAGTCCTCAGTATACCTGctccctgggggggtgggggagagtccTCAGTACACCTGCTCACCTGGGGTAGGGGAGACCCCAGGACCCCTGCTCACTTGGGGGGGAGACCTCAGGACCCCTGctcacctggggaggaggggagacctCAGCAACCCTGCTCACCTGGGGGAGTGGAGACTTCAGCACGCCtgctccctgggggaggggagtcccCAGGACACCTgatcctgggggaggggagacctcAGCACCACTGCTCatattggggggtggggagacctcaatacagctgctcacttgggggggaggggagacctaGCACCCCTGctcacctgggggaggggagacctcAGTACACCTGCTCACCTGGGGGGGAGGGAAGACCTCAGTACACCTGCTCACCTGGGGGGTAGGTGAGACCTCAGCACCCCTGCTCACCTATCTGGATAGGGGAGACTCATGCCCAGGTGGGGGGGACTCATGCCCAGGTGTGGTCAGGTGGTGACTGCAGTAACTAGTACACACAGGGGAAGGCTCTGTCTCAGCTCAGGCTGCCTCACAAAGACCACAGGAGGTGGCTCACACAGTGGACTGTGTCTCCTGGTCCTGGAAGCAGGAAGTCTGGGATCCAGGTGCAGGCAGGGCTGGTTActccccaggcctctctccctgaCGTATAcctggccatcttctccctgagTCCTCGCAGGGTcatccctctctgcctgtctgtgtCCTAAACTCCTTTTCTTGCAAGGACACCAGTGTTAGGGAATTAGGGTCCAACCCTAGTGACCTCACTTTACCGTAAATCGGCTCTTTAAAGACCCAATCACCAATACAGTCCCCCTCTGAGGTCCTGCGGGCTGGGGCTCCAGTGTGTGAATCTGAAGCCCAGTCAGCCCATAACAGGCTCTCGTCCTGCAGATGTGTGTCCCCTCCCTTCCTAGCCCAGGGAGGTGGCCTGGGGGCGGCTGTCATTAGTGAGGTGATGTGGAGCACAGACACACTGGCCCAGATAGACACCCACGACTTCACAGGCAGGAGGGAGTCATGTGATTGCACGCCAGGATGGCAGTCACGAGAGGTCACAGCTGGCCTTCCAAGGACAGACCAGCCCACCGAGGCCCTGAAAGCAGGGGGTTATGTTGGCCAACAAGTGGGTGATTCACCAACTATGTGGAGGGACGGAATCCACGGCGACAGATAAGATTGCACACACTCCTGTGTGCATGTTTCCACAAGAGAAGCAAATGCCACATGCAGGGAATCCATGCATCCATCCCGTTTGCCTGGCTCAGGCCCAGGTTTTTGTCTGTTGTCCTGACCTCTGTGGATTTTGTCCCCAGGAAGGGGCCTGTTCTAGGTGACAGGTTATATGGTAGCTCAGGCTACGTAGCTCAGAGGAACGTTTTGTCTTCTATTAAAAAGCAACCTATCTACAAACTAACATGTGGACCTTTTTGTCACTCACAGTGATGCTGAACTACAAAAGGCACATTGATGGTCACCTGCCCTGTGCTCCCAATTCCACCCATGGGTTCACTGGCACAGCTTCCATGTCCCCAGGCATTATGTGGGGAGAACAGGAGGCCTGGCCGGGCCAGCGCGTAGGATTCCTGTGTGCAGCCAAGACCGGGTTATGTTCTGGAAAGTGGGCACAGGGCTGTGGGAAAACATCTTAGCCTTTCTAGCACTACAGACCAGAAATGCAGGCACAATGCCCCAGATTCCTCACGAGGCTTTGCCAATCTCCCTCCTTCTGTGTCTTGCAGGACATGAAGGAGCTCCTGAGCAGGTACGTGGCCAGCTGCAGGGAAGGCACTGATGGGCGCAGGGAGGGCTCCGCGTGGGGTCAGAGGGGACAATGACCCTGTGTCCACTGGAGGAGGAACAGCTTGAGTGTACAGTACCCAGAGGCCACCCCAACTGTGCTGAGGACAGTCTGCAGGGTCCCTGGGCAGATAGAGGTGCTGAAGAGTTTCCAAGGTAAGCAGGGGCCCAGCCGGGGGGACTGTCCTTTATGGGACATTCACACTCTGTGCCCTTTCTGTTCCTATGGGGACACACGGTGAGGTGCCCAAATggccccccagctcccagctcgTTAGCACCACCAATATGGACAGTTGGGGGAGGGACCCCAGTGGCCCAGGTGTACAGCTGGACTCAGCCCTGGGGCCTGGTTAGGGAGAGCAGGGATGATTCGctgcccccttccctccatctGCAGAGGATGTGGTGCCGGACCCCGCCACCGCCTACCCCTACCTCCTCTTGTACGAGAGCCGCCAGAGGCGCTACCTGAGCACGCCACTGGAGGGCGCGCTCCACAGCAAGGACCGGTTCCTGGCCTACCCCTGCGCCGTGGGCCGGGAGACCTTCTCCTCGGGCAGGCACTATTGGGAGGTGGGCATGAACCTCACCGGTGACGCTCTCTGGGCCCTGGGCGTGTGCAGGGACAATGTGAGCCGGAGGGACAGGGTCCCCAAGTGCCCCGAAAATGGGTTCTGGGTGGTGCAGCTGTGCAAAGGGAAGAAGTACACACCCGGCACATCTGCCCCAACCCCTGTCACGCTGGCCGAGCCCCCCAGCCACATGGGGGTCTTCCTGGACTTTGAGGCGGGGGAGGTGTCCTTCTACAACCTGAAGGACGGGTCCCACATGCACACCTACGCCCAGCTGCAATTCTCCGGCCCCCTGAAGCCCTTCTTCTGCCTGGGGGCCCCCAAATCAGGCCAGATGGTCATCTCTACAGTGACGCTGTGGGTGAAGGGATAGGGGCACAGGCCGGGGGAAGGGGGGCGCGGGCGTCCCTGGTTTCTCCAGAAGGTGAGGTGGCTCCACTCAGCGCAGGCCACCTGGCAGACATATCTAAGGTGGTGGAGCGCTTGTGAGCCACTGGCTGGCTGCTCTCAAAGCTGAAGTGTAATCGCGATTAAAGCCTTTAAATATCAAGAGACTGTATTCACACATGCGTCATAAAGGAGGCTTTGAAAACCGCTGGGTTTCACAGTGGGCCGATTCTAAGTGAGGACCTCCCGTGCCCGGCGCAGCGTGGGGTGCTGGTGTTTAGCCCCCACTTCGACACACGCCCACGCAGGGATGCTGCCTGCGCATGGGCTGCTTGTGACTCGCAGAGCAGGGCCCACCTTGTCTTCCAAAACTTCCACGTTTGCACGCACCTTTCGCGGGTGTCATGGGGAAGGGGGGACCATGGGAAGATGACACTTTTCAAACTGCATCGCTGCAACCCTCAGAGCAGTCCAGCCTTGAAGGTGCACCTGCAGGGATCACgggtcacgggggggggggggggtggtggtggtggtggtggtgggaggagaGTCCTTTctggcccccgcccccgcagTTTCAGGCTCATTCACCGCCCTACGCCAGGCCGGGCACCCAGAATCCCAGTCGGTGTATGTCTACCTTAAGTGTCTACCTTAAGGCCAGAGTGCCTACAGGCCGAGCCCCTTCCTGCACTGATCCTGATCGTGCCCGGCGCAGGGGCGCACGGGAGACTGCTTGGGGATCGCCGCCGCGGCCTCAGACTCCCCTTGTCCTCGAAGTCGCTGTGCTGTGCGGGGAACCCAGTGAACGTGTGAGGCGCCCGCCGGCCCGCGTCCTGCAACCGGTCCTTCCCGGGACGCCAGGGAGAGGTGACCCACAGCCTGgagcgcacgcgcgcgcgcgcgcagacAGCGGAGGCTACGCCACGAGGTCAGCGGGCATGCAGCCTCCAATTCAGTTGGGCCCGCGGGCCGCGTGGCCGGCCTCAGCCAATCCGGAGCTAAAGCGGGTtgttccaaataaaaaaaaaaaaaaaaaaaaaaaaaccagctgcTTCCTGCTTCCGCCGCGGCGCCTCTTCCTCCGCGCGTCCCTGGAGTCCGCGCGTCTCCGAGTGCTACCCGGAGTCTCGGTGACGGAGGCCACACCGCCCGAGCCGGCGGAGAGCGCCGCCCATCTCCGCCCGACCGGCGCCATGGCCGCCCCCGACCTGTCCACCAACCTCCAGGAGGAGGCCACCTGCGCCATCTGCCTTGACTACTTCACCGACCCCGTGATGACCGACTGTGGCCACAACTTCTGCCGCGAGTGCATCCGGCGCTGCTGGGGCCAGCCCGAAGGCCCGTACGCCTGCCCCGAGTGCCGCGAGCTGTCCCCGCAGAGGAACCTGCGGCCCAACCGCCCGCTCGCCAAGATGGCCGAGATGGCGCGGCGCCTGCACCCGCCGTCGCCCGTCCCGCAGGGCGTGTGCGCCGCGCACCGCGAGCCTCTGGCTGCCTTCTGCGGCGACGAGCTGCGCCTGCTGTGCGCCGCCTGCGAGCGCTCGGGGGAGCACTGGACGCACCGCGTGCGCCCGCTGCAGGACGCGGCCGACGACCTTAAGGTGCGCGGCGGGGCCCGGCTGGAGTcggggcccgggggtgggggctcGGCCCGGGCGGGATCCCGGGGGTGGTGTGCTCCTGGCTCGGGTACAGGGAGTGCACGCAGCCGGCTTCACACAGCACCCTCTGGTTGTCGGGGTTACCCTGGCCCGGGTTCTAAGGAGCACGGGATGTGAGTGCAGCAAGCCCACACCAGCATCCTCCTGGCTGGGGGTGCACCCTGGCCGGGTTGTAGGGGTGCGCGTGCAACAATGGAGACTGGTACCCTCttgggggggtgtgtgtgcagcCAGTCCCAGACCGGTACCATCCTGGCTGGGGTTTAGGGGAAACAGGGTCTGAGTGCAGCAAGCCTACACCAGCACCCTCTGGCCAGCGAGTAGGGGACACAGGGTACCTGTACAGCCGGTTTAGGCTGGCACCTTCCTGGCCAGGGTCTAAGGATGAGGCACAGGGTGTGTGTGAAGCCTGTCCCAGATCTACTGGCTAGGACACCATTCACCAGTGGGACACCGGCCTGAAAATCAGGAATGGAgcccagagaaggagaaagcaggaagagaacCTTAGGTTCTCTGCGTAGACAGAAGTGGGCTCAGCCCTCAGAGGGCCATGGGCGAGGCAAGGCTGTGGGGTGGAGACGAGATTTGAGGAATCACTGGGTTGGGATGGGTGGGGACACAGCCATtgccctgggaggcaggtgccAGGGTCCCCGCAGCCCGTCAGGCTTTCCGAGTGGGATGCTTGGAGCCACTTGTGCCACCTGACATGGCAAGATCCACCCGCTTTGTTCTGGAAACGCATTTCCTCAAAATCCAGGCCAGCCCTCGCCCGACTGCTGAGAGCTCGGGGCAGACACCCATGTGCGGTCCTCACTGGGCCTCAGGAGTGTTTGCTCCTGGAGCCCCAGGTATTGACTACACGGCTGACACCTTGCCAACGTTTGGATTGGTGTGTGTTGTGCTTCATGGCCCAGGGCATCTGCTGGCTTGCTCCAAGGACGTGGCGTAGCCACGTGAACCAGTACTTGGCCAGTTTGTCACTGTTCTAGAACCAACAGGACAAACTTGGATCCTGATCTGCATCTGTGGGCTTGTCCTGACGGAGACCCCTGAAGTCTTGCCTTCCACTTTGAGGCACTACACGCGGATGCCCCACCCCTTTTGTCGGTCCAGCAAATGTGCTCTCCTGTCACTGAGCAGAAAGTGACCATGCCGCTCTCCAGAGGCCCCTCTCGGTTGGCCTGATAACGCCTCTTGGGGCAGCACTTAAACCCCTTCCTATCGTAGGGGAGGGCAAAGCTTTATGTTCAACTTGTTAGGTTCAGTGACTGAGGCTTGCAAATTAAGCTAACAAAGGCAGAgtaacaagtgaaaaaaaacataattttattagtctttaaagaaaaattttttttaggggtgcctgggtggctcagtcggttaagcgtccaacttcagctcaggtcatgatctcacagttggtgagttcaagccccacgtcgggctctgtgctgactgctcagagcctggagcctgcttcggattctgtgtctccctctctctctgactctcccctgctcgtgctctgtctctctctgtctcaaaaataaaataaacattaaaaaaatttttttttaattttttttaatgttttatttatttttgagaaagagacagagggtgagcaggggaggggcagagagagagggagacacagattcccaagcaggctccaggctctgagctgtcagcatggagcccaatgcagggctcaaacttgtgaaccttgagatcatgacctgagctgaagtgtgacgcttaaccgactgagccacccaggggccccataattttatcagtcttttatttattttttttttttcaacgtttatttatttttgggacagagagagacagagcatgaacgggggaggggcagagagagagggagacacagaatcggaaacaggctccaggctctgagccatcagcccagagcccgacgcggggctcgaactcacggaccgcgagatcgtgacctggctgaagtcggacgcttaaccgactgcaccacccaggcgccccaagtcttttAAATGTTCTATGGCACAAGAGCTTCACAGAGGCAAAATGAAAAACCCTTTTAGATATGGGATTATGTTCTATTTTAACAAAGGGTGATGATAAACTGGGGAGAAGTGGCTAGGCAAAAGAAAGGGAATTAGGGCTTGTAGGGTCAGTAAGTTGTGGGAAAGGAACTAGGGAATATATGGGGGGAACAAGTGATAGGTCAGGGTTATCTGAGTCATAAAGTCCCTTCAGGCACAGTCCTGTCTGACAGACATTGTGATGAGTGCCGTTCCCTTCTGGGTACAGACAGGGAGGGCACCCTTGTGCGAAATTTCTGCTCTGCCTtgaggcagaaaggaggagggcagagggctcTTCCTACATCTCCAGAGAGTCCTTGTGCCAAAGTGGCTCCCTCTGGGCTGGCACCTTCTGACCTCCTTCCCTGTACTAGCAGGTAGCTACCCTTCGTGCTAGGGGTGCGCAGCACACCATCTTTACCTGCCCCCAAAGGGCTGTTCCTGGCATTTGCACACCCTGGGGTGCTGGGTCCCTCAAAGCGCcacctctccgggcctcagtccATCTAGAAGTTGGAGGGAGAGCGCAGTCAGGTGGAGAGGTGTGGGGCCTGCGGGGAGCCCAGAGCAGGCctggagaaggaaaggggacTGAGTCAGGGGAGGGCAAGGGGCCTCggtgctgggggggaggggactcgTAGGTTAATTTGAGGCTGTCCCATGTGTCCTGCCTGGCCGGGTTGACTGGAGCGGGGATGGGGCCCACCCAGCCAGGGTCACACTGGCCTTACCTTCCCGTAGGGTAAGCTGGAGAAGTCCCTAGAGCATCTGCGGAAGCAAATGGAGGACGCGCTGCTGTTCCAGGCCCAGGCCGAGGAGACCTGTGCCTTGTGGCAGGCAGGTGGTGCGGTGCCCCGAGGTGCCCAaggtcggggggtgggggcggcaggcAAGCGGGCGCCTGCCTCGTGCTGTGTATGAGGAAGGCTCCCTGCGTGTAACCCGCCCAGGAGGGTGAGGCTGGGGACTGGACAGGACGTGGGGGCCCCAGGTGGGGGATGGATGAGGTCCCTGGGCCCTCAGCTGCCCTGTTCACCCTGCAGAAGATGGTGGAGAGCCAGCGGCAGAACGTGCTGGCAGAGTTTGAGAGGCTGCGCCGGCTGctggcagaggaggagcagcGGCTGctgcagaggctggaggaggaggagctggaggtcCTGCCCCCGCTGCGGGAGAGCGCTGCCCGCCTGGGTCAGCAGAGCGCGCAGCTGGCCGAGCTCATCGCAGAGCTGGAGGGGCGCTGCCAGCTGCCTGCGCTGGGGCTGCTGCAGGTGAGGCACGCTGCGCCCCAGGTGTGCGCGTGCTGGCTCTGAGAAGGGATGGGCAGCGCTGTGCCCTGGGGGTGCCTGCGGGGGGGCTCTGGGCAGGGATGGGCTCacggggcagagggaggaaagcagagaaagccACAGCCGGATGGGGCAGTCTGCGCGCTCAGCTCACCCAGGTGTCACCCACCTGTGAGAggtgagggcggggtggggggggtcgggggggtaGCTGGGACGGGCGATCCACATGTGGCTGCGGGTCCTGCGGAGTGGGTGCAGATCTGGAACTGCTCCATTGCCTGTCCTGTAGCCCTATTGGACCGTGTGACAGGTGGCATCTGGGGTCTATGGGTCACCAGGCTAGCTCCAGAGGTTCTGGTCCCCTGTACTGCGAAGGGCCGGCAGGAGTCCTGTAGGATTCCTGCGCCAGCCCTGTGGGGCCCTGAGACTCTGCCTGGCTCTTGGCAGAGGGTGGGAGTGAGGACGCTGTGTGTGTAGCCCTGGGCGTCTCCCACGGGTGGTGACCCTCCTGCGTCTCACTGACCAGGCAGAGGCTCCTGGCTGCCCTCCTGGGGTCTGAACTTGGTCCTTCCGCCCTGCTGAGACACCAGGCAGTTTCAAgcctgggaaagaggaagaacCCAAGACCAAGTATCTCGCGGGGTTTCAGGCAGAAATAGGCTGTGGTCAGTGAGGCAGAGTCTGAGCCGCCAGCCAAGGA
It contains:
- the TRIM17 gene encoding E3 ubiquitin-protein ligase TRIM17 isoform X2; protein product: MDALELARKLQEEATCSICLDYFTDPVMTSCGHNFCRECIRLAWEKVKGRKGGRKRKGSFPCPECRELSPQRNLRPNRLLTKVAEMARQHPGFQSRDLCAEHQELLKLFCEDDQIPICVVCKEAREHRTHRVVPVEEAVQEYKEKVKEQRRRILVEFEKMGLFLLEEEQRLLQALKTEDEEVGARLRESSAILEQQGHSLEMLLLQLEDKNQHSPLQMLQDMKELLSRRNSLSVQYPEATPTVLRTVCRVPGQIEVLKSFQEDVVPDPATAYPYLLLYESRQRRYLSTPLEGALHSKDRFLAYPCAVGRETFSSGRHYWEVGMNLTGDALWALGVCRDNVSRRDRVPKCPENGFWVVQLCKGKKYTPGTSAPTPVTLAEPPSHMGVFLDFEAGEVSFYNLKDGSHMHTYAQLQFSGPLKPFFCLGAPKSGQMVISTVTLWVKG
- the TRIM11 gene encoding E3 ubiquitin-protein ligase TRIM11; the encoded protein is MAAPDLSTNLQEEATCAICLDYFTDPVMTDCGHNFCRECIRRCWGQPEGPYACPECRELSPQRNLRPNRPLAKMAEMARRLHPPSPVPQGVCAAHREPLAAFCGDELRLLCAACERSGEHWTHRVRPLQDAADDLKGKLEKSLEHLRKQMEDALLFQAQAEETCALWQKMVESQRQNVLAEFERLRRLLAEEEQRLLQRLEEEELEVLPPLRESAARLGQQSAQLAELIAELEGRCQLPALGLLQDIRDTLRRVQDVKLQPPEVVPMEMRTVCRVPGLVEALRKFRGDVTLDPDTANPELVLSEDRRSVRRGDLRQALPDSPERFDPGPCVLGREALTSGRHYWEVEVGERASWALGVCRETANRKEKGELFAGNGFWILVFLGSYYNSSERAFAPLRNPPRRVGIFLDYEAGHLSFYSATDGSLLYAFPETPFSGTLRALFSPLSSSPTPMTICRLKGGPGDALAPQ
- the TRIM17 gene encoding E3 ubiquitin-protein ligase TRIM17 isoform X1 codes for the protein MDALELARKLQEEATCSICLDYFTDPVMTSCGHNFCRECIRLAWEKVKGRKGGRKRKGSFPCPECRELSPQRNLRPNRLLTKVAEMARQHPGFQSRDLCAEHQELLKLFCEDDQIPICVVCKEAREHRTHRVVPVEEAVQEYKLKLQADMGHLREEMMKTGRLQARERQTLAEWQEKVKEQRRRILVEFEKMGLFLLEEEQRLLQALKTEDEEVGARLRESSAILEQQGHSLEMLLLQLEDKNQHSPLQMLQDMKELLSRRNSLSVQYPEATPTVLRTVCRVPGQIEVLKSFQEDVVPDPATAYPYLLLYESRQRRYLSTPLEGALHSKDRFLAYPCAVGRETFSSGRHYWEVGMNLTGDALWALGVCRDNVSRRDRVPKCPENGFWVVQLCKGKKYTPGTSAPTPVTLAEPPSHMGVFLDFEAGEVSFYNLKDGSHMHTYAQLQFSGPLKPFFCLGAPKSGQMVISTVTLWVKG